A single region of the Zygotorulaspora mrakii chromosome 4, complete sequence genome encodes:
- a CDS encoding Rho GTPase-activating protein (similar to Saccharomyces cerevisiae SAC7 (YDR389W) and BAG7 (YOR134W); ancestral locus Anc_5.471), producing MTNSNPIVTVSPAKSPISALWKQWSNNPKSASSESLGLPSINQSKAGSDSKKSVYSDVNSQALSKNTMSALSSSPQPSDDYKNYRDNFLSNRHGFTGRVFGVSLSESLSIASAEVIVQSELVSFGRIPVVVAKCGAYLKKYGLETSGIFRIAGNSKRVKELQYIFSSPPDYGAKFSSWDSYTVHDVASLLRRYLNNLKEPLIPLDLYEDFRKPLKDKPRIIKYMTSQPVMNPGQSGNNANTIKSNKDAQQAVVPVDDRENDGDEELEDDSKTLAEEENKKKQRHKKRLIRDIRAAIKDYETLFISISNDAKQLTIYLLDLLSLFSRQSQFNLMSARNLAAIFQPSILSHPQHDMDPREYELSRVVTEFLIEYSYKLLPHLLKLAKSEQEIAKIESQKKSKTSAKEEQLKERVNADVVKTAKVVIANEEKEELTTAIPSSKPINILPPKKIDISQATGISFSADKKYEMSPKKQQLQLPRHGRPHSKSFGSVVTPPDVIASSKRRSKLFPWLHKPGILSDNGGDLTATEEEGEEGYFDERESDGFAQSPGSSFSNSAPRQVYLPIPNMDRSLSWNSITSPSRRPMSTIFSGSRNNSVEAFEGLSSARRARSSSGNEQSNLGTSSNPMADGQEESTEERHSRSRRSESWFRRLRSRSRSKTRS from the coding sequence ATGACAAACAGTAATCCTATCGTTACAGTATCACCAGCGAAATCGCCAATATCAGCGCTTTGGAAACAGTGGAGCAACAATCCTAAAAGCGCTTCAAGTGAATCGCTAGGGCTTCCGTCGATTAATCAAAGCAAAGCCGGAtcagattcaaaaaaatcggTATACTCAGACGTCAACTCGCAAGCATTGAGCAAAAATACCATGAGTGCACTGTCATCGTCACCCCAACCATCGGATGATTACAAAAACTATCGAGATAATTTTTTATCGAATCGACATGGCTTTACTGGAAGAGTTTTTGGAGTATCATTGTCTGAGTCCTTAAGCATAGCTAGTGCCGAGGTTATTGTTCAAAGTGAATTGGTAAGCTTTGGAAGAATACCCGTTGTGGTTGCTAAATGTGGggcatatttgaaaaagtacGGCCTTGAGACTTCGGGTATATTTCGAATTGCAGGAAACAGTAAACGTGTCAAGGAATTACAGTATATATTCTCGTCTCCCCCAGATTATGGAGCAAAATTTTCTAGTTGGGACTCGTATACAGTACACGATGTCGCATCATTATTGAGAAGATACTTGAATAATTTAAAAGAGCCTTTGATTCCTTTAGATCTTTACGAAGACTTTAGGAAACCTTTGAAGGATAAACCTCGGATAATAAAATATATGACAAGTCAGCCCGTGATGAATCCAGGTCAATCGGGAAACAACGCAAATACAATTAAGAGTAACAAAGATGCACAGCAGGCAGTTGTTCCCGTAGATGACAGAGAAAATGATGGTGACGAGGAACTAGAAGATGATAGTAAAACTTTggctgaagaagaaaacaagaagaaacagCGTCACAAGAAAAGGCTAATACGGGATATCAGAGCGGCGATTAAGGATTACGAAACACTTTTCATCTCAATTTCCAATGATGCTAAACAATTAACGATCTATTTGTTAGATCTGCTaagtttattttcaagacaATCGCAGTTCAATTTAATGTCTGCTAGAAATCTGGctgccatttttcaaccttCAATACTTTCACATCCACAACATGACATGGATCCAAGGGAATATGAGCTGTCCAGGGTTGTAACAGAGTTTCTAATTGAATACTCCTACAAACTATTACCTCATCTCCTAAAATTGGCGAAGTCAGAACAAGAAATAGCGAAAATCGAGTCACAGAAGAAGTCTAAAACATCTGCTAAGGAAGAGCAGTTAAAAGAACGGGTAAATGCCGACGTAGTAAAAACTGCGAAAGTTGTAATCGCAAATGAGGAAAAGGAAGAGTTGACGACTGCCATACCGTCTTCAAAACCGATCAATATCTTACCTcctaaaaaaattgatattagTCAAGCGACTGGTATCAGTTTTTCTGCGgacaaaaaatatgagaTGTCCCCAAAGAAACAACAGCTGCAACTGCCGAGACATGGAAGGCCACATTCGAAATCTTTTGGCTCTGTTGTGACACCGCCTGATGTGATTGCGAGCAGCAAACGGAGATCTAAGTTGTTTCCTTGGCTACATAAACCGGGCATATTAAGCGATAACGGTGGAGACCTAACAGCAaccgaagaagaaggtgaGGAAGGATATTTcgatgaaagagaaagtgatGGCTTTGCACAATCTCCTGGAAGTTCGTTCTCCAACTCGGCGCCAAGACAGGTTTACCTGCCAATACCGAATATGGATCGTAGCTTAAGTTGGAACAGCATCACATCTCCTAGTCGTCGACCTATGTCTACGATCTTCAGTGGCAGTAGAAACAACTCAGTTGAAGCCTTCGAGGGGTTATCATCTGcaagaagagcaagaagCTCGTCGGGCAACGAGCAGTCTAATCTGGGAACATCCTCAAACCCAATGGCCGATGGCCAAGAGGAATCGACGGAAGAACGCCATTCGAGATCCCGCAGAAGCGAATCTTGGTTTAGGAGGCTTAGAAGTCGCTCAAGATCTAAGACACGTTCCTAG
- the UBA2 gene encoding E1 ubiquitin-activating protein UBA2 (similar to Saccharomyces cerevisiae UBA2 (YDR390C); ancestral locus Anc_5.472) encodes MARESNLIKIVGKSNYEKLRSFKCLIVGAGGIGCELLKDCILMEFGEIHIVDLDTIDLSNLNRQFLFRQRDIKRPKSTVAVNAVQYFNNSKLVPYQGNVMDNAQFPLNWFKQFDIIFNGLDNLAARRYVNKMSQFLSTPLIESGTSGFDGYIQPIIPGKTECFDCTKKETQKTFPVCTIRSTPSQSIHCIAWAKNFLFGQLFTFDNDSENDNGNDWGTDDQAEIERIKQETGELSALKNIITAQDESRIEQILKKLFVDDIEKLLQIENLWKTRTKPVPLSILIIEKALHNNSGAHLNENSLWTIEEQVNKFIQSIKSLMLRLKKEKIDIEFHKDDKDTLEFVATAANIRSFIFNIPMKTLFDIKQIAGNIIPAIATTNAIIAGLSTLTSLRVLNLLCYAATKSATDLNMAFTAKASNLSQDRYISNPKLAPSNPYCPVSSRVNRGIIQITEMGLSTISLYQLTNLLREKYIFPEEVSILDTSDNRLLYDFDFDDLEGKKLTDLSLGEGSVLLFSDEEGDGTDLKFKKPIEFYFEIASGPLENEILLPQIESSYITARRSLHDETSEQDLREPQDKSKEDQTIILDEDEETAPENKRLKRPLPEESADEVTEEIRKKNKISEPPAEDNVIELD; translated from the coding sequence ATGGCCAGAGAATCGAATCTAATCAAGATTGTTGGAAAATCTAACTATGAAAAGTTAAGGTCATTTAAATGTCTCATAGTCGGTGCTGGTGGTATAGGCTGCGAGCTCCTGAAAGACTGTATATTGATGGAATTTGGTGAGATACACATTGTTGATTTGGACACTATCGATTTGTCCAACCTGAACAgacaatttctttttagACAACGTGATATTAAAAGGCCAAAATCGACTGTTGCTGTGAACGCGGTTCAATATTTTAACAACTCAAAATTAGTACCATATCAAGGGAACGTTATGGACAATGCACAATTTCCGTTAAACTGGTTTAAACaatttgatatcattttcaatgggCTGGATAATTTAGCCGCAAGACGCTACGTAAATAAGATGTCCCAGTTCTTATCGACTCCGCTAATTGAATCTGGTACATCGGGGTTCGATGGTTACATTCAGCCAATAATTCCAGGCAAAACAGAATGTTTTGATTGCactaaaaaagaaactcaaaaaacttttcCTGTGTGTACCATAAGATCAACACCTTCACAATCTATACATTGCATCGCATGGGCcaagaattttttatttggcCAACTGTTCACTTTTGATAACGATTCTGAGAATGACAATGGCAATGATTGGGGTACGGATGATCAGGCGGAAATTGAGCGAATCAAACAAGAAACAGGCGAGCTAAGTGcattaaaaaatatcattacAGCACAGGATGAATCCAGAATAGAacaaattttaaaaaagttATTTgtagatgatattgaaaagctactacaaattgaaaacctCTGGAAAACGAGAACTAAACCAGTTCCATTAAGTATATTGATAATCGAAAAAGCGCTACATAACAATTCAGGTGCGCATCTTAATGAAAACTCCTTGTGGACAATTGAAGAGCAGGTCAATAAATTTATTCAAAGCATCAAGTCGCTAATGCTCAGGttaaagaaagaaaaaattgatatcgAATTCCATAAAGATGATAAAGATACTTTAGAGTTTGTggcaacagcagcaaatATCAGATCAtttatcttcaacatcCCGATGAAAACGCTATTTGATATCAAACAAATAGCTGGAAATATTATTCCAGCAATTGCCACTACAAATGCTATAATAGCAGGTTTGTCGACTTTAACATCTTTGAGGGTGCTCAATTTGTTGTGTTACGCCGCCACAAAAAGCGCTACTGATCTCAATATGGCTTTCACGGCTAAAGCAAGTAATCTCTCTCAAGACCGATATATATCTAATCCAAAATTAGCTCCATCTAATCCATATTGTCCAGTAAGCTCGAGAGTAAATCGTGGCATTATTCAAATTACCGAAATGGGGTTATCAACAATCTCACTATATCAATTGACTAATCTACTTCGCGAAAAGTACATTTTTCCGGAAGAAGTCTCCATTCTTGATACAAGTGATAACAGACTTCTctatgattttgattttgatgatcTTGAAGGCAAAAAACTTACGGATCTCAGCTTAGGCGAGGGGTCTGTTTTGTTATTTTCAGATGAAGAGGGCGATGGAACAGAtctgaaattcaaaaagccCATTGAAttctattttgaaattgcctCTGGTCCTTTGGAAAACGAAATATTATTGCCACAAATCGAGTCGTCCTACATTACAGCTAGGAGAAGTCTCCATGATGAAACAAGTGAGCAAGATCTACGAGAACCTCAGGACAAGTCAAAGGAAGACCAAACTATAATACTtgatgaagacgaagaaaCTGCTCCGGAAAACAAGCGCCTAAAGCGTCCATTACCAGAAGAATCAGCTGATGAAGTAACAGAGGAGAtcagaaagaaaaacaagattAGCGAACCCCCCGCTGAAGACAATGTTATCGAACTCGATTAG